In Macadamia integrifolia cultivar HAES 741 chromosome 13, SCU_Mint_v3, whole genome shotgun sequence, one DNA window encodes the following:
- the LOC122059210 gene encoding cullin-4-like: MSQSHHNNKRPNCNSSSSSSSSSSSNGVGGGCGGRLSTMKKAKSQSLTCSIEKNSFHLQQQQNQNHFVKQNDDSSMILDEDFKADASDVSPGCSGAPIGVAANLSRKKATLPQPSKKLVIKLVKAKPILPTNFEEDTWAMLKSAISAILLKQPNPCDSEKLYQAVYELCLHKMGGSLYQRIEKECESHISATLKSLVGQSPDLVVFLSLVEKCWQDLCDQMLMIRGIALYLDRTYVKQNPNVHSLWDMGLQLFRKHLSLSPEVKHKTVTGLLRLIERERLAEAIDRTLLGHLLKMFTALGIYSESFEKPFLECTSEFYASEGVKYMQQSDVPDYLKHVESRLHEEHERLMLYLDPSTRKPLVATAEKQLLERHTSAILDKGFTMLMDGNRIEDLRRIYTLFSRVNALELLRQALGSYIRGTGQGIVIDEEKDKDLVPCLLEFKASLDTIWEESFSRNESFSNTIKDAFEHLINLRQVGMHTLFYQVAAKLVNEK, encoded by the exons ATGTCTCAGTCTCACCACAACAACAAGCGCCCGAATTGTAatagtagcagcagcagcagcagcagcagcagcagcaacggCGTCGGCGGTGGTTGTGGTGGCCGTTTATCGACCATGAAGAAAGCCAAGTCTCAGTCTCTGACTTGCTCTATTGAGAAGAACAGCTTCCATCTGCAACAGCAGCAGAATCAGAATCATTTTGTCAAACAAAACGATGATTCATCGATGATTCTTGACGAGGATTTCAAGGCTGATGCTTCCGATGTCTCTCCCGGCTGTAGTGGTGCCCCGATCGGTGTTGCTGCCAATTTGTCCAGAAAGAAGGCCACGCTGCCTCAACCTTCCAAGAAACTGGTTATCAAGCTTGTCAAAG CTAAGCCAATACTCCCTACCAATTTTGAGGAGGATACATGGGCAATGTTGAAGTCAGCTATTAGTGCTATCCTTTTGAAGCAACCAAATCCTTGCGACTCTGAGAAGCTTTATCAG GCTGTTTATGAACTCTGCTTGCACAAGATGGGAGGTAGTCTTTATCAACGAATTGAGAAGGAATGTGAATCACACATTTCtgcaaccctaaaatcattGGTTGGCCAGAGCCCAGATCTGGTGGTTTTCTTGTCTCTTGTAGAGAAATGTTGGCAGGATCTTTGTGACCAGATGTTGATGATCCGTGGTATAGCCCTTTATCTTGACAGGACGTATGTGAAACAAAACCCAAATGTGCATTCTTTGTGGGATATGGGGTTGCAGTTGTTCCGCAAACATCTTTCTTTGTCTCCAGAAGTTAAGCACAAAACAGTCACTGGCCTTCTAAGATTGATTGAAAGGGAAAG ATTAGCTGAAGCTATTGACAGGACACTCCTAGGCCATCTTTTGAAGATGTTCACTGCTCTAGGAATCTACTCAGAAAGCTTTGAAAAGCCATTTCTTGAGTGCACGTCTGAATTTTATGCTTCTGAGGGTGTGAAGTACATGCAGCAATCAGATGTTCCAGATTATTTGAAGCATGTGGAG TCAAGGTTGCATGAAGAACATGAAAGGTTGATGCTCTACTTAGACCCGAGTACTAGGAAGCCACTGGTGGCAACTGCAGAAAAGCAACTTCTTGAACGACATACTTCTGCAATTCTTGATAAg GGATTCACAATGTTAATGGATGGAAATCGAATTGAGGACCTTCGGAGGATATACACTCTGTTTTCAAGGGTCAATGCCCTTGAATTACTACGGCAAGCCCTTGGTTCTTACATCCGGGGTACTGGGCAGGGCATTGTTATTGATGAAGAGAAAGACAAAGATCTGGTACCCTGTCTCTTAGAGTTTAAGGCTTCTCTCGATACAATCTGGGAAGAAAGCTTCTCAAGGAATGAGTCATTTTCTAATACCATAAAGGATGCATTTGAGCATCTCATTAATCTCCGCCAGGTTGGTATGCATACTCTTTTTTATCAAGTAGCAGCAAAATtagtaaatgaaaaataa